The Paenibacillus macerans genome includes a window with the following:
- a CDS encoding nucleoside hydrolase yields the protein MVRIRRIVIDTDIGDDIDDALAIVLALNSPELDLAGLTTVYRNTGLRTKLALQLLKAYGRLDIPVATGIGSPLINKTDTASIPCQWAEEYKDIDHNCEQHAADFLIDQVRRDPDLTIVAIGPLTNVACAVMKAPEVMRGANIVMMGGMHSAFYPEWNIVCDPEAARIVFDAGLKLTMIGLDVTLQCRLTQADVDRIKRAGRMETDFLSRLITMWMDSSKHLPILHDPLTVAYLSHPDLLDLAPKKISIECKGEFTRGMTIEHRDVFFERPMETNVLAAVEVKSEAFIQLFLQRLLK from the coding sequence GTGGTAAGGATAAGACGGATCGTCATAGACACGGATATCGGCGACGATATCGACGACGCGCTGGCGATTGTGTTGGCTCTGAATTCCCCGGAACTGGACTTGGCCGGATTAACGACGGTGTACAGAAACACCGGCCTGCGTACGAAGTTGGCCCTGCAATTGCTCAAAGCTTACGGGAGATTGGACATTCCTGTGGCGACCGGTATCGGCAGCCCGTTAATCAACAAGACGGATACCGCCAGCATTCCGTGCCAGTGGGCGGAGGAATACAAGGACATCGATCACAACTGCGAGCAGCATGCGGCGGATTTTCTGATCGATCAGGTGCGGCGCGACCCGGACTTGACGATTGTCGCCATCGGCCCGCTGACCAACGTGGCCTGCGCGGTGATGAAAGCTCCCGAGGTGATGCGGGGCGCCAACATTGTGATGATGGGCGGGATGCACTCGGCTTTTTACCCGGAGTGGAACATCGTGTGTGATCCGGAAGCGGCGAGAATCGTCTTTGATGCGGGGCTGAAGCTGACGATGATCGGCCTCGACGTCACCCTGCAGTGTCGGTTAACCCAGGCCGATGTGGATCGGATCAAGCGCGCGGGGAGAATGGAAACCGATTTTTTGTCGCGCCTGATAACGATGTGGATGGATTCGTCGAAACATCTCCCTATCCTGCATGATCCATTGACGGTTGCTTATCTTAGTCATCCGGATTTGTTGGACCTTGCGCCAAAAAAGATTTCCATAGAGTGCAAGGGGGAGTTTACAAGGGGGATGACGATCGAACACAGAGACGTATTCTTCGAGAGGCCGATGGAGACCAATGTGCTGGCTGCCGTAGAGGTAAAAAGCGAAGCTTTCATTCAACTGTTTTTGCAAAGATTGCTTAAATGA
- a CDS encoding TetR/AcrR family transcriptional regulator translates to MSKKTAIIDAAFQLFQEKGFVLTTIDEIAKASGMTKPSFYKYFPSKEDLLLEVLEIFTEELEEQVQRLYRKVDLSKSDRIIELCLIYLEDIFKYHTYLDFFLDPSQHFFENEHIQNAVMTVERKVFTWLQDSIVDLYGEQMDGFAVDVSFIAVSIMFVYTRVCGPNLSHDQNRKLAVYIEYLVGVVVEGLKFKKPDMPLLFETPSWIMNCWPEDVTPVMRSRQLQQVYRRMESIIQDHASLSDSEKQDYLQAIAQIKTESKDSLNQNIVIKALLYYLEQLDELRDECGQLRRIFEPETSPPQN, encoded by the coding sequence GTGAGTAAGAAAACAGCGATCATTGACGCGGCGTTTCAACTCTTTCAGGAGAAAGGGTTTGTTTTAACGACGATCGATGAAATTGCCAAGGCAAGCGGAATGACCAAGCCGTCGTTTTACAAGTATTTTCCCAGTAAAGAGGATCTGCTGCTGGAAGTGCTTGAGATTTTTACCGAGGAGCTGGAGGAACAGGTCCAGCGGCTCTATCGCAAAGTGGATTTATCGAAAAGCGACCGGATCATTGAGTTATGCCTGATTTATCTGGAAGATATTTTTAAATATCACACTTATCTCGACTTTTTTCTGGATCCATCGCAACATTTTTTTGAAAATGAACACATCCAAAACGCAGTGATGACGGTTGAACGTAAAGTATTTACATGGTTGCAGGACAGTATTGTCGATCTGTACGGCGAGCAAATGGACGGATTTGCCGTGGACGTGTCATTTATCGCGGTCAGCATCATGTTTGTGTACACCCGGGTGTGCGGTCCGAATCTGTCCCATGACCAAAACCGTAAGTTAGCGGTTTATATTGAATACTTGGTCGGTGTAGTGGTCGAAGGGCTGAAGTTCAAAAAACCGGATATGCCGCTGTTGTTTGAGACACCTTCCTGGATCATGAACTGCTGGCCGGAGGACGTTACGCCGGTGATGAGATCGCGTCAGCTTCAGCAGGTGTATCGCAGAATGGAGTCGATCATCCAAGATCACGCATCCCTGAGCGATTCCGAAAAGCAAGATTACCTTCAGGCCATTGCCCAAATCAAAACAGAGTCAAAGGACTCCTTAAACCAAAACATCGTCATCAAAGCGCTGCTGTATTACCTTGAGCAGCTTGACGAGCTGCGTGACGAATGCGGGCAGTTAAGGCGGATTTTTGAACCGGAGACATCTCCGCCACAAAATTGA
- a CDS encoding carbohydrate ABC transporter permease, translating to MMNGSSEKRLSAVSYILLSAGLVVIFLPLYLTVITAFKTSKESARNFFAFPSELYLGNFQEVLFNNNFFQFFSNSVLITLVSILLILLVVPLTAYAISRNMNKWYFKTLYILFIMGIIIPFQVIMLPVTRLMTELDLLNRFGLILLYVTYALTQGVFLYVGYIRTTIPKELEEAAEVDGCSKFRTYRSVIFPLLAPLTATVIIVNSFWIWNDFLLPLLILNKSETFWTLPLFQYNFKSQYSFNYNLAFASFVMTVIPIMLVYVFFQKQIIAGLTGGAVKS from the coding sequence ATGATGAATGGCAGCAGTGAAAAGCGATTGTCCGCGGTCAGCTATATTTTGTTGTCCGCCGGCTTGGTTGTCATTTTTCTGCCCCTCTATTTGACGGTGATCACGGCATTCAAAACAAGCAAGGAAAGCGCCAGAAACTTTTTTGCTTTCCCATCGGAGCTGTATTTGGGCAATTTCCAGGAAGTGCTGTTTAACAATAATTTCTTTCAATTTTTCTCCAACTCCGTTTTGATTACGCTGGTTTCTATCTTGTTGATCCTGCTGGTTGTGCCGCTTACGGCCTACGCCATCAGCCGCAATATGAACAAATGGTATTTCAAAACATTGTACATTCTGTTTATTATGGGAATTATCATTCCTTTCCAGGTGATCATGCTGCCCGTGACCCGACTGATGACGGAGCTTGACCTGCTGAACCGTTTCGGGCTGATTTTGCTTTACGTGACTTACGCGCTAACGCAAGGCGTATTCTTATATGTTGGCTACATTCGTACGACGATTCCGAAAGAATTGGAAGAGGCGGCGGAGGTGGACGGCTGCTCCAAATTCAGAACGTACCGTTCGGTCATTTTTCCGCTGCTGGCTCCTTTGACCGCCACGGTGATTATCGTCAATTCCTTTTGGATCTGGAACGACTTCCTGCTGCCGCTGCTGATTTTGAACAAATCGGAAACGTTTTGGACGCTTCCGTTATTCCAATATAACTTCAAATCGCAATATTCGTTTAATTACAATCTGGCCTTTGCATCGTTCGTCATGACGGTGATCCCAATCATGCTGGTGTACGTCTTTTTCCAAAAGCAAATTATCGCCGGTTTAACGGGCGGGGCTGTTAAAAGCTAA
- a CDS encoding carbohydrate ABC transporter permease gives MKTFNRYAHYLFTLPALLLYAVFFLYPMVNGFLYSLSDWDGLSKTSHFIGVDNYVRLVQDDRILSSLGFTFKYALGLIVLTVVLAVVIALLLNRVRRFQSFYRTTYFFPAVLSMITVGLIFNQLFSQALPAFGKAVGSDMLSRNLLSNPDLAFFGLLFVSLWQGLAIPTLLFLAALQSVPKDLLEAASLDGATPWQRFRSVVIPFLIPTLNIVVILSAKSGLTAFDYIMAMTGGGPGRTTESVGLLVYNFAFQEFKFSYASSLAIVLFVIIAIVSIVQIRSMSRLEVNA, from the coding sequence ATGAAAACATTCAACAGATATGCCCATTACTTGTTTACACTGCCGGCGCTTCTGTTGTACGCCGTTTTCTTCCTTTACCCGATGGTGAACGGATTTTTGTACAGTCTGAGCGATTGGGACGGGCTGAGCAAGACGAGTCATTTCATTGGGGTGGACAACTATGTGCGGCTGGTTCAGGATGACCGGATTCTGAGCAGCCTAGGCTTTACCTTTAAATATGCACTGGGCCTGATCGTCCTGACCGTGGTGCTTGCCGTAGTGATCGCTTTGCTGCTCAATCGCGTTCGCCGCTTCCAATCGTTTTACCGGACGACGTATTTTTTTCCGGCCGTACTCAGCATGATTACCGTCGGCTTGATTTTCAACCAGTTGTTCTCCCAGGCCCTTCCGGCTTTTGGCAAAGCCGTCGGCTCGGACATGCTATCGCGGAATTTGCTGTCCAATCCGGATTTGGCCTTCTTCGGCTTGTTGTTCGTCAGCCTGTGGCAAGGCTTGGCCATTCCGACGCTGCTGTTCCTGGCGGCTCTGCAGAGCGTGCCCAAGGATTTGCTCGAAGCGGCCAGCCTTGATGGCGCCACCCCTTGGCAGCGGTTCCGCTCCGTCGTCATTCCATTTCTGATCCCAACCTTAAATATCGTCGTGATCCTCTCGGCCAAAAGCGGGCTCACCGCTTTTGATTACATTATGGCGATGACGGGAGGGGGACCAGGCAGAACAACGGAGAGCGTAGGATTGCTCGTCTATAATTTTGCCTTTCAGGAATTTAAATTCAGTTACGCGAGTTCGCTGGCAATTGTCTTGTTTGTTATCATTGCCATCGTATCGATCGTACAAATCCGCTCCATGAGCAGACTGGAGGTGAATGCATGA
- a CDS encoding ADP-ribosylglycohydrolase family protein, which produces MAFPKDYMEKLYGGWLGKVIGVVHGANIEGWSYERIGQTFGEITDYPYLFKHFAADDDINGPVFFMRALADFDPNRLTEREMAHTLRNYAGEGHGFFWWGGYGVSTEHTAYLNLKNGVPAPLSGSIEQNGKTAAEQIGGQIFSDCWGLVCPGDPFKAAELAGMMSSVTHGGDGIRGGRFIAACIASAFVKGKVEEILADGLSVIEETSDYARMAQDVMAFHLEHPEDWREAFAYVQEKYGYQHYEGVCHIIPNAAVIVLSLLYGQGDFSRTINICNMCGWDTDCNVGNVGTILGVLNGPGGIEAKWKDPINDFVCCSGILGSLNLQTIPQITADTAKLASKLNGGPIPEWEEILRDDSVHYLHFELPGSTHALEWKYRGNERILLANTDREAYKGRRSLQLTAPSVFTGTTFDVFFLTYGSPSDFDDSRYDPDISPTVYPGQTVEAWLKLDETVGTGLHVRLFAEDVFTGRRLYSAPLILNGEWQRIGYQIPYAENAVIGKVGMEYTVSGDSSLREKSFSLKWFLDEFKVYGSADYAVDFASQRMEKWNALHQTVSQMTYLRGIWRLEEGRLAGGHGFEPAECYTGSHLWDDYRFRVKLKPLKGEQHSILFRVQGAMRGYVVGLAPGQTIALYKNFEGYRTLQSQAFPWKHGLEYELEVSVRGSLIEVSVDGSPAIQYRDEDAPYLRGAIGFGNDGGSRTAYSSYQVKPLL; this is translated from the coding sequence ATGGCATTTCCTAAAGACTACATGGAAAAATTGTATGGAGGCTGGTTAGGCAAGGTGATCGGCGTGGTGCATGGCGCCAATATCGAGGGCTGGTCTTACGAGCGGATCGGGCAAACCTTCGGGGAAATTACGGACTATCCCTATTTATTCAAGCATTTTGCGGCGGATGATGATATCAATGGTCCGGTATTTTTTATGCGGGCGTTGGCCGACTTTGATCCGAACCGGCTAACGGAGCGGGAAATGGCCCATACGCTGCGTAACTACGCGGGGGAAGGGCACGGCTTCTTCTGGTGGGGAGGCTACGGCGTTTCGACCGAGCATACGGCTTACCTGAATTTGAAAAACGGCGTTCCCGCTCCGCTGTCCGGTTCCATTGAGCAGAACGGCAAAACGGCGGCCGAGCAGATCGGCGGGCAGATTTTTTCGGACTGCTGGGGGCTGGTATGCCCGGGTGATCCGTTCAAAGCGGCGGAGCTTGCGGGGATGATGTCGAGCGTGACGCACGGCGGGGACGGCATCCGCGGCGGGCGTTTTATTGCCGCCTGCATCGCATCAGCGTTTGTGAAGGGTAAGGTGGAGGAGATCCTTGCCGACGGATTATCCGTCATTGAGGAAACCAGCGATTACGCGCGAATGGCGCAGGATGTCATGGCCTTCCACCTTGAGCATCCGGAGGACTGGCGTGAAGCGTTTGCTTATGTTCAGGAAAAATACGGGTACCAGCATTATGAAGGGGTCTGCCATATTATTCCTAACGCGGCCGTAATCGTGTTATCCTTATTGTACGGACAGGGCGACTTCAGCCGGACGATCAATATCTGCAATATGTGCGGGTGGGATACGGACTGCAATGTGGGGAATGTGGGAACGATTCTTGGCGTTCTGAACGGCCCCGGCGGAATCGAGGCGAAGTGGAAAGACCCGATCAACGATTTCGTCTGCTGCTCCGGCATTTTGGGCAGCTTGAATTTGCAGACGATCCCGCAAATCACCGCCGATACGGCCAAGTTGGCCAGCAAGTTAAACGGGGGGCCGATCCCGGAATGGGAGGAGATTTTGCGGGACGACAGCGTCCATTATCTGCATTTTGAACTGCCTGGCTCCACGCATGCACTGGAATGGAAATACCGCGGGAATGAGCGGATTCTGCTCGCCAATACGGACCGCGAGGCTTACAAAGGACGGCGATCCTTGCAGCTTACGGCGCCTTCGGTGTTTACCGGAACGACTTTCGACGTGTTTTTCCTGACGTACGGCTCGCCGAGCGATTTCGACGACAGCCGCTATGATCCGGACATCTCACCGACCGTATATCCCGGACAGACCGTGGAAGCGTGGCTCAAGCTCGATGAGACGGTAGGCACCGGACTCCATGTGCGCTTGTTTGCGGAGGACGTTTTCACCGGACGTCGCCTGTACAGTGCCCCGCTCATTTTGAATGGGGAATGGCAGCGGATCGGCTACCAAATTCCGTATGCCGAGAACGCGGTGATTGGCAAGGTCGGTATGGAGTACACAGTGAGCGGAGATTCCAGCCTGCGGGAGAAGTCTTTTTCCTTGAAATGGTTCCTGGACGAGTTCAAAGTGTATGGGTCTGCGGATTATGCCGTCGATTTTGCCTCCCAGCGCATGGAGAAATGGAACGCTCTGCACCAGACGGTGTCGCAGATGACTTACCTGCGGGGGATATGGAGATTGGAGGAAGGCCGGCTGGCCGGCGGCCACGGATTCGAACCGGCCGAATGCTATACGGGTTCGCATTTGTGGGACGATTACCGGTTCCGGGTCAAGCTGAAACCGCTCAAAGGCGAGCAGCATTCCATCCTGTTCCGCGTGCAGGGAGCGATGCGGGGGTACGTTGTCGGACTGGCACCAGGGCAAACGATTGCTTTGTACAAAAACTTCGAAGGCTACCGAACGCTGCAATCCCAAGCGTTCCCTTGGAAGCATGGATTGGAATATGAACTGGAAGTCAGCGTGCGGGGCTCCCTGATCGAGGTTTCGGTCGACGGAAGCCCGGCGATTCAGTATCGCGATGAAGACGCGCCTTATTTGCGCGGCGCCATCGGCTTCGGCAATGACGGAGGAAGCCGTACGGCCTATTCATCCTATCAAGTAAAGCCTTTACTGTAA
- the rbsK gene encoding ribokinase has product MTGTQNPNIVVIGSMNMDIVIETPVLPEKGETIMGAGVKLLPGGKGANQAVAASRLGMETSFIGAVGKDRFGEQMLQELKQYSIVQALNVMPEEKTGIASIWVHDRDNRIVVIPGANGKITWSDIEQRKSHIDRADVVLLQLEIPLDTVVASIKYAHGRGKKIILNPAPAQPLPEEIYPMLHLLTPNRQELSILAGMPEILKATDFSALYAAMRRMIDKGLPSIMVTLGADGVVHMNASGHTFHIPGRKMEVSDTTGAGDCFNAALAVSIAKGLGLKEAAEYAVAASALAVTKFGAQNGMPEASEVDQFLANAF; this is encoded by the coding sequence ATGACAGGCACGCAAAATCCAAATATTGTCGTGATCGGCAGTATGAATATGGATATTGTCATAGAGACCCCGGTTCTTCCCGAAAAAGGAGAGACGATCATGGGCGCCGGGGTCAAGCTTCTGCCCGGAGGAAAAGGGGCGAATCAGGCCGTGGCGGCTTCCCGGCTCGGCATGGAAACTTCTTTTATAGGTGCGGTGGGAAAAGATCGCTTTGGCGAGCAGATGCTGCAGGAATTAAAACAGTATTCCATTGTTCAGGCGCTGAACGTGATGCCGGAGGAGAAGACGGGGATCGCCTCGATCTGGGTCCACGACCGGGACAATCGGATTGTGGTCATCCCTGGGGCGAACGGAAAAATCACCTGGTCCGATATCGAACAGCGCAAGTCGCATATCGACCGGGCGGATGTTGTCCTGCTGCAACTGGAGATTCCGCTGGACACGGTGGTGGCAAGTATTAAATATGCGCATGGTAGGGGGAAGAAAATCATCCTGAATCCGGCTCCGGCCCAGCCATTGCCGGAAGAAATTTACCCGATGCTGCATTTGTTAACGCCAAACCGCCAGGAACTGTCCATTTTGGCGGGCATGCCGGAGATTTTGAAAGCAACCGATTTCTCTGCGCTTTATGCCGCCATGCGGAGGATGATTGATAAAGGGCTTCCCTCCATTATGGTTACGCTTGGGGCGGACGGCGTGGTGCACATGAATGCGTCCGGCCATACGTTCCATATTCCCGGCAGAAAGATGGAAGTCTCGGACACGACGGGAGCCGGGGATTGCTTTAACGCGGCGCTTGCGGTGTCCATCGCCAAAGGCTTGGGGCTAAAGGAGGCGGCCGAATACGCCGTCGCCGCCTCGGCGCTGGCGGTCACCAAATTCGGGGCCCAAAACGGGATGCCCGAAGCTTCGGAGGTTGACCAGTTCCTCGCAAACGCGTTCTGA
- a CDS encoding extracellular solute-binding protein, translated as MKTKKILGISMLALMLVVAGCGGKSSGGGASEGANAKQGSGEQVTLEIFNQKSEVKDYLNQIIANFEAENPNIKVNQVQVPDSRKVLYNRLASSDAPDIMSIFPNESDFKTQAESDYFMDLTGSDVLANINPQFLDGVKVNGKDYSAPLTVNAYGIFYNAGKFAELGLKVPATWAELEQTAAAIKEKGAIPFATSFKAAWSAGHLTEALLTNAVGYEAANGFFQDASVKAADDPGVQKLIAQMDFIRDNSQPDAAGADYPDAVNLFATGQALMLPQGIWAVPVIEQAGMEDAYKMFPIPNEGGNGAVVGGIDYALAISASTEHPEEAKKFVKFMADQQTAQYLADNEKSPSTITGVKADAPQTEDVTKLITEDGRYYPWLHFNWKAGLDSSWGTETSAYLIMKDKDALLKWINQEFGK; from the coding sequence ATGAAAACAAAGAAAATATTGGGGATTTCGATGCTGGCTCTGATGCTTGTCGTGGCGGGTTGCGGAGGCAAGTCGTCCGGCGGAGGCGCAAGTGAAGGCGCAAACGCAAAACAAGGTTCGGGGGAGCAGGTGACGCTGGAAATCTTCAACCAGAAGTCCGAAGTCAAGGACTATCTGAACCAGATCATCGCCAATTTCGAGGCGGAGAACCCGAACATTAAAGTCAATCAGGTGCAGGTTCCGGATTCGCGAAAAGTGTTGTACAACCGGCTGGCCAGCAGCGATGCGCCCGATATCATGTCCATATTTCCGAATGAATCCGATTTCAAAACGCAAGCCGAGTCCGATTACTTTATGGATTTGACCGGCAGCGATGTGCTTGCGAACATCAATCCGCAATTTTTGGACGGCGTCAAAGTGAACGGCAAAGACTACAGCGCGCCGCTTACAGTAAACGCTTACGGCATTTTTTACAATGCCGGTAAATTTGCCGAGCTCGGCTTGAAGGTACCGGCAACCTGGGCGGAACTGGAACAAACTGCGGCTGCGATTAAGGAGAAGGGCGCTATCCCGTTTGCCACCAGCTTTAAGGCGGCCTGGTCCGCGGGCCATCTCACCGAAGCGCTGCTGACCAATGCCGTGGGCTATGAAGCGGCCAACGGATTTTTCCAGGACGCTTCGGTCAAGGCGGCAGATGATCCCGGCGTTCAGAAGCTAATAGCGCAAATGGATTTTATTCGCGACAACAGCCAGCCTGACGCTGCAGGGGCGGATTATCCGGATGCCGTAAATCTGTTTGCCACGGGACAAGCGCTCATGCTTCCGCAAGGCATTTGGGCTGTCCCGGTGATCGAACAAGCCGGCATGGAAGATGCATACAAGATGTTCCCTATTCCGAATGAAGGCGGTAACGGGGCTGTCGTAGGCGGCATCGATTACGCGCTGGCGATCTCCGCTTCCACGGAACACCCGGAAGAAGCCAAAAAGTTCGTGAAGTTTATGGCCGATCAGCAGACGGCGCAATATTTGGCGGACAATGAGAAGTCCCCTTCCACCATCACGGGCGTCAAAGCGGACGCTCCGCAAACGGAGGATGTCACAAAGCTGATTACGGAGGACGGGCGTTATTATCCATGGCTTCACTTTAACTGGAAGGCGGGCCTCGATTCCAGCTGGGGCACAGAAACCTCCGCGTATCTGATCATGAAAGACAAGGACGCCTTGCTCAAGTGGATCAACCAGGAGTTTGGCAAGTAA
- a CDS encoding LacI family DNA-binding transcriptional regulator, whose translation MATIKDVAELAGVSIATVSRMINQNGYVSKQAEQRIMDAMERLEYEPLIFRRLADRSMPTIALILPDITNPFFSELARAVEDICQQRGYTVFFCNSDNRDFKEKSYLEALRKRRIDGIIYASNYLTQEELNKLRRDNIPVVVLDRSSDTEKCTLIRCNNYEGAQLAVKHLLDIGCKKIAHIYGPQEIVTAQERLNGYEDYVKSFSWYTPSLMAPGHFQLEGGMQAVETLLLRHPDIDGIFAGNDFMAIGALKALHRKGVKVPEDIAVCGFDGIKLAEMIEPELTTVAQPIYEMGEKAARTLVQQIEARDTKFDAEVIEINVSLNIRDSTRRDSE comes from the coding sequence TTGGCGACGATCAAAGATGTGGCGGAACTGGCGGGAGTATCGATTGCAACGGTATCCCGCATGATTAATCAAAATGGATATGTCAGCAAGCAGGCGGAACAGCGGATAATGGATGCTATGGAGCGGCTCGAGTACGAGCCGCTGATATTCCGCCGGTTGGCGGATCGCAGCATGCCTACGATTGCTCTAATTTTGCCTGATATTACAAACCCGTTTTTTTCCGAACTGGCCCGGGCCGTGGAGGATATTTGCCAGCAGCGGGGTTACACCGTGTTCTTCTGCAATTCCGACAACCGTGACTTTAAGGAAAAAAGCTATCTGGAGGCGCTGCGCAAGCGGCGCATCGACGGGATCATCTATGCCTCCAATTATCTGACGCAGGAGGAACTGAACAAGCTTCGCCGGGACAATATTCCCGTGGTAGTGCTGGACCGTTCGTCCGATACGGAAAAATGCACGTTAATCCGCTGCAACAACTACGAGGGAGCTCAGCTTGCCGTAAAGCATCTGCTTGACATAGGCTGCAAAAAGATCGCCCACATCTATGGTCCACAGGAAATCGTCACCGCCCAGGAACGGTTAAACGGTTACGAAGACTATGTTAAATCTTTTTCTTGGTACACCCCTTCATTAATGGCGCCCGGCCACTTTCAACTGGAGGGCGGGATGCAGGCGGTCGAAACGCTGCTGCTGCGGCATCCCGACATTGACGGCATTTTTGCCGGCAACGATTTTATGGCAATCGGCGCGCTTAAGGCGCTTCACCGGAAGGGTGTGAAGGTGCCGGAGGACATCGCCGTATGTGGATTCGACGGCATTAAGCTGGCCGAAATGATCGAACCCGAGCTGACGACCGTCGCTCAGCCCATTTACGAAATGGGGGAAAAGGCGGCGCGCACGCTGGTACAACAGATTGAAGCCCGGGATACGAAATTCGACGCCGAGGTCATCGAGATCAACGTGTCATTAAACATCAGGGATTCAACGCGAAGGGATAGTGAGTAG